From Candidatus Sphingomonas colombiensis, one genomic window encodes:
- the sucC gene encoding ADP-forming succinate--CoA ligase subunit beta, whose product MNIHEYQAKELLAKFGVPVPAGYAAMTVEEAVEASKKLPGPLYVVKAQIHAGGRGKGKFKELPPEAKGGVRLAKTADEVRAAATDMLGNTLVTIQTGEHGKQVNRLYVTDGVDIAKEFYLALLVDRVTGRVAFVVSTEGGMDIETVAHDTPEKIHTFDVDPATGFMPHHGRAVANALGLTGDLAKQAQSLAGKVYDTFLGTDASQIEINPLAVTDDGKLMVLDAKVGFDGNAMFRHKDLAELRDETEEDPAELEASKYDLAYIKLDGDIGCMVNGAGLAMATMDIIKLNGMFPANFLDVGGGATTEKVTAAFKIILADPAVKGILVNIFGGIMKCDIIAEGIVAAAKEVNLSVPLVVRLEGTNVEKGKEILSTSGLAIVPANDLGDAARKIVAEVKKAA is encoded by the coding sequence ATGAACATCCACGAATATCAGGCCAAAGAACTGCTCGCAAAGTTCGGCGTTCCCGTTCCCGCCGGCTATGCCGCGATGACCGTCGAAGAGGCGGTTGAGGCCTCGAAGAAGCTCCCCGGGCCGCTCTACGTCGTCAAGGCGCAGATCCACGCCGGTGGGCGCGGCAAGGGCAAGTTCAAGGAGCTGCCGCCGGAAGCCAAGGGCGGCGTCCGCCTTGCCAAGACCGCCGACGAAGTGCGCGCGGCAGCGACCGACATGCTCGGCAACACGCTGGTCACGATCCAGACCGGCGAGCACGGCAAGCAGGTCAATCGCCTGTACGTCACCGACGGCGTTGATATCGCGAAGGAATTTTACCTCGCGCTGCTCGTCGATCGCGTCACCGGCCGCGTCGCCTTCGTCGTATCGACCGAAGGCGGGATGGACATCGAGACGGTCGCGCATGACACGCCCGAGAAGATCCACACGTTCGACGTCGATCCCGCGACCGGCTTCATGCCGCATCACGGCCGCGCCGTCGCCAACGCGCTGGGGCTGACCGGCGATCTCGCCAAGCAGGCGCAGAGCCTCGCCGGCAAGGTCTATGACACGTTCCTCGGCACCGATGCCTCGCAGATCGAGATCAACCCGCTCGCCGTCACCGATGACGGCAAGCTGATGGTGCTTGATGCCAAGGTCGGCTTCGACGGCAATGCGATGTTCCGCCACAAGGATCTCGCCGAGCTGCGCGACGAGACCGAGGAAGATCCGGCCGAGCTGGAAGCATCCAAGTACGACCTCGCCTATATCAAGCTCGATGGCGATATCGGCTGCATGGTCAACGGCGCCGGCCTCGCCATGGCGACGATGGACATCATCAAATTGAACGGCATGTTCCCGGCCAACTTCCTCGACGTGGGCGGCGGCGCCACCACGGAGAAGGTGACGGCGGCGTTCAAGATCATTCTCGCCGATCCGGCGGTGAAGGGCATTCTCGTCAACATCTTCGGCGGGATCATGAAGTGCGACATCATCGCCGAGGGCATCGTCGCCGCGGCGAAGGAAGTGAACCTTTCGGTTCCGCTGGTCGTCCGGCTTGAGGGCACCAACGTCGAGAAGGGCAAGGAGATTCTCTCCACGTCCGGCCTGGCGATCGTTCCCGCCAACGATCTGGGCGATGCCGCCCGCAAGATCGTTGCCGAGGTGAAGAAGGCAGCCTGA